The proteins below are encoded in one region of Eubacterium sp. 1001713B170207_170306_E7:
- a CDS encoding transposase, translating to MYALANYSEINRLTTLLPEYPVVMAISGVGESLGSQLMGEIGDPLRFKHKQTLDAFASADSLLN from the coding sequence ATGTATGCACTTGCAAACTATTCTGAAATAAACCGCCTTACAACCTTGCTTCCAGAATATCCGGTTGTCATGGCAATATCCGGTGTTGGTGAATCACTCGGCTCTCAGCTTATGGGTGAGATTGGTGATCCATTGCGTTTCAAGCACAAACAGACGCTGGATGCTTTTGCCAGTGCCGATTCACTCCTCAACTAA
- a CDS encoding ABC transporter ATP-binding protein encodes MKYLIEIIDGKKSFHNKIVLENINLKVIRGKKYGIIGNNGSGKSVLLKLIVGFYCLDEGIVKYNNSIIRRDIQFIQNSGIVIDNPSFIESLTGYENLKIISEIKNVVTEKQIQDILRTFKLDKYSEIKVKDYSLGMLQKLRIAQAIFENPELLILDEPTNGLDSDTVDLIYEILLKYVDNGGTLIFTSHNSKDISILCDEIYQIKDKKIIN; translated from the coding sequence TTGAAATATTTAATTGAAATTATAGATGGTAAGAAGTCATTTCATAACAAAATTGTGTTAGAAAATATAAATTTAAAAGTTATTCGTGGAAAGAAATATGGAATTATAGGGAATAATGGATCAGGAAAAAGTGTTTTACTTAAATTGATTGTTGGTTTTTATTGTTTAGATGAGGGGATAGTGAAGTATAATAATTCTATAATTCGAAGGGATATACAGTTTATACAAAACTCAGGTATTGTAATAGATAATCCATCTTTTATTGAATCTTTAACCGGGTACGAAAACCTGAAAATAATATCAGAAATTAAAAATGTTGTAACAGAAAAACAAATCCAAGACATTTTACGTACTTTTAAACTTGATAAGTATAGCGAAATAAAAGTTAAAGATTATTCTTTAGGAATGCTACAAAAACTTCGAATTGCACAGGCTATTTTCGAAAATCCAGAATTATTAATTTTGGATGAACCAACGAATGGGCTAGATAGTGATACGGTTGATTTGATATATGAAATATTATTAAAATACGTGGATAACGGTGGGACATTAATATTTACAAGTCATAATTCAAAAGATATATCAATATTATGTGATGAAATATATCAAATAAAAGATAAAAAAATTATAAATTGA